A DNA window from Bombus huntii isolate Logan2020A chromosome 10, iyBomHunt1.1, whole genome shotgun sequence contains the following coding sequences:
- the LOC126870154 gene encoding dedicator of cytokinesis protein 1 isoform X6, translating to MTMAWKQVKEHLGVAIHNFVHGTPYAMQLTVGEMVQILEEYGDWYYGRSKFKGTCGIFPKSYIHILQQSVNMDCLIHEITNVLREWGHHWKHLYVIHSMHFRTMQQQILELIGYRSKILSGTLTVDELKDVKRLATARIDTGNQLLGMDMVVRDDQGNVLSPEETSTIQLYYHHETAAERIRKAANDTKHKPSKPQAPVYSHIFFISVRNFVCKMAEDVELLLTLYDGREMKTITENYVVSWSKEGLARDIDQLHNLRVLFTDLGSRDLTRDKVYLVCYVIRVGGMEAKDADHRRSSVAQTNQKVKNTENMRRPFGVAAMDITLYITGKLEGDSDHHHFIPFVQCCEKESLDGTLRRILSQKEINIQKSSNGNSGSSAGGQGLWASLKLLRGDPKQVRDENPHLVLGNVAIARKMGFPEVILPGDVRNDLYLTLISGEFNKGSKSTDKNVEVTVKVCNEFGVPIPGVMTLGGGALPIDEYHSVIYYHEDKPRWCETFKIAIPIEEFKQAHLKFTFKHRSSNEAKDKSEKPFALSYVKLMQRNGTTLQDIQHELLVYKLDQKKYEEIDISYLKLPSTRGELVELNLEKKPTLGTLTLSSKDSFLIATNICSTKLTQNVDLLGLLNWASHNTNLRESLIALMKVDGEEVVKFLQDVLDALFNILMSNSDSDVYDDMVFECLLYIIGLVSDRKYQHFQPVMDLYISESFSATLAYKKLISVLRKRIDNATNNDGQERDILLKTMKSLQYCVRFVVESRLLFTALNQDEEEFSQTLTELLRSIVELMRHETDSTLLVQGACLKYLPTTIPHLLRVYSGKQLSTILTDLLVTLPVGRLTKQKMMTVNDIVHSPLFLSAECRAILLPRITILVRDLLEAKEEGLSSTPGNSVAKVARLLGEKRHRLNQHRGYSEEVELCVKILSDILELTFRKDIGSTIQDVKEIMLTALRTIIQTVISMDRENPLVGNLVSVMLAIFRQMTQHHYEIYINHFGTKFDLLDFLMEILLVFKDLVSKSVFPGDWCEMIMLQNSIILKSLRYFSGTIRDYFFTDFEQQAWSNFFHCAIAFLTQPALQLETFTPSKRNRIVLRYNDMRRETAFEIRSMWFNLGQHKILFVPGLVGAILEMALIPETELRKATIPIFFDMMQCEFYSSRIVEGYGDTKRDPAHIKANFTEYENEMIAKLDILVEGGRGDEQFRLLWIQVMGNLCEKHSTMREQGLRFVDTVAKLMERLLQYRDIIHAESQEHRMLCIVNLLEFYSEINRKEMYIRYVNKLCELHLECDNYTEAAYSLKLHSQLLAWSDQPLPPLLRSHRYLACQTHRELKEALYNDMIEYFDKGKMWECALAVCKELVTQYEEETFDYLQLSVLLTRMAKFYDSIVKQLRPEPEYFRVAYYGRGHPAFLQNKVFIYRGKEYERLSDFCSRTLNQLPNAEQMNKLSPPTSEMLESNHQYVQINRVDPLMDEKRHRLSGKPITAEAVLRYHRVNDVQRFRFSRPAPKKDLTSTTANSGDKETNTVTNNEFASLWLERTVLVTSHPLPGILRCFPVTSSETYLVSPLRNAIETMEATNTTLRDLILAHRADNNIPLNPLSMKLNGILDPAVMGGIDNYEKAFLNSEYRSAHPEESSDLLKLEGLIAEQIPLLSVGVQLHKARAPPELTPFHQRLEQCFTSMRNQVEAKYGKRTCDLQIESLTQPVMMRRHQSSRGENNRLSESHIMNSDCGTHSRVSSLTRSQVATFKSLASFNFNNSTPSSGTQNVSLSRNLAVGPDKHSILLSFLRA from the exons atgacaATGGCATGGAAGCAAGTTAAAGAAcatttaggagttg CCATACATAACTTTGTACATGGGACTCCTTATGCAATGCAATTGACTGTTGGAGAAATGGTACAGATATTAGAAGAATATGGAGATTGGTATTATGGACGTAGTAAATTTAAAGGGACATGTGGAATTTTCCCAAAATCTTATATACACATTTTACAACAATCAGTGAATATGGATTGTTTAATACATGAAATCACTAATGTTTTACGAGAATGGGGACACCATTGGAAGCATCTATATGTA ATTCACTCTATGCACTTCAGAACAATGCAACAACAGATTTTGGAGTTAATAGGATATAGAAGCAAAATTCTAAGTGGCACATTGACAGTAGATGAATTAAAGGATGTGAAAAGATTAGCAACAGCTAGAATTGATACTGGTAATCAATTATTGGGCATGGATATGGTTGTACGTGATGATCAAGGAAATGTTCTTAGTCCTGAAGAAACAAGTACAATTCAGTTATATTATCATCATGAAACAGCTGCAGAAAGAATAAGAAAGGCAGCTAATGATACAAAACATAAACCTTCAAAACCACAAGCACCAGTATACTCacatatcttttttattagtGTAAGAAACTTCGTATGTAAAATGGCAGAAGATGTAGAATTGTTATTAACTTTGTACGATGggagagaaatgaaaactattACTGAAAATTATGTTGTGTCATGGAGCAAGGAAGGACTTGCCAGAGACATAGATCAATTACACAATCTTCGAGTTTTATTTACAGACCTTGGTTCTCGAGATTTAACTAGAGATAAAGTTTACTTAGTTTGTTATGTAATTAGAGTAGGAGGTATGGAAGCTAAAGATGCTGATCATCGACGTTCAAGTGTAGCACAAACTAATCAAAAAGTCAAAAATACTGAAAATATGAGAAGACCATTTGGTGTAGCAGCAATggatattactttatacattACTGGTAAACTTGAGGGTGATTCAGATCATCATCATTTTATTCCGTTTGTACA ATGTTGTGAGAAAGAAAGTTTGGATGGTACattacgtagaattctttcccaaaaagaaataaatattcaaaaaagTAGTAATGGCAATAGTGGCAGCTCTGCTGGTGGTCAAGGTTTATGGGCTAGCTTAAAGTTGCTTAGGGGAGATCCAAAACAA GTACGTGATGAAAATCCACATCTAGTACTTGGTAATGTTGCTATTGCAAGAAAAATGGGATTTCCAGAAGTTATTTTACCAGGTGATGTGAGGAATGATTTGTACCTCACATTGATTAGTGGTGAATTTAATAAAGGATCAAAGTCTACAGATAAAAATGTTGAAGTTACA GTTAAAGTATGCAATGAGTTTGGTGTACCAATACCAGGAGTTATGACATTAGGTGGTGGAGCTTTACCTATTGATGAATATCATAgtgttatttattatcatgAAGATAAACCTAGATGGTGTGAAACATTTAAAATTGCTATTCCGATTGAAGAATTTAAACAAGcacatttaaaatttacatttaaacaTCGAAGTTCAAATGAAGCAAAAGATAAATCTGAAAAACCTTTTGCCTTAAGTTATGTGAAATTGATGCAGCGTAATGGAACAACATTGCAAGATATACAGCATGAGCTACTAGTTTATAAATTAGACCAAAAGAAATATGAAGAAATCgatatttcatatttgaaaTTGCCATCTACAAGGGGTGAATTG GTTGaattaaatttagaaaaaaaaccGACATTAGGAACGCTTACTTTAAGTAGTAAAGACAGTTTTCTGATAGCGACTAATATTTGTTCAACAAAATTAACGCAAAATGTAGATTTATTAGGTTTATTGAATTGGGCATCACACAATACAAATTTAAGAGAATCTCTGATTGCTTTAATGAAAGTTGATGGTGAAGAAGTAGTGAAGTTCCTACAG gATGTTTTAGATGCTTTGTTTAACATATTAATGAGTAATTCAGATAGTGACGTTTATGATGATATGGTGTTTgaatgtttattatatattattggGCTTGTGTCTGATAGAAAATACCAACATTTTCAACCAGTAATGGATTTGTATATTTCTGAGAGTTTCTCTGCAACGCTCGCATACAAAAAATTGATTAGTGTATTACGTAAACGTATAGATAATGCAACTAATAATGATGGACAAGAACGTGATATATTACTCAAGACAATGAAAAGTCTTCAATACTGCGTGAGATTTGTTGTAGAATCCCGTCTTTTATTTACTGC GTTAAATCAAGATGAAGAGGAATTCTCTCAAACTTTAACAGAATTATTGAGATCTATAGTTGAACTCATGAGGCACGAAACAGATAGTACTTTATTAGTTCAAGGAGCATGCTTGAAATATTTACCAACTACTATACCCCATTTGCTACGAGTATATAGTGGCAAGCAGCTGAGCACAATTTTGACTGACTTATTAGTTACTTTACCAGTAGGAAGATTAACTAAACAGAAAATGATGACAGTGAATGATATTGTTCATAGCCCCCTTTTTTTAAGTGCAGAATGCAGAGCAATTCTGTTACCTAGAATTACTATTTTGGTTCGTGATTTATTGGAAGCTAAAGAAGAG GGGCTGTCAAGTACACCTGGAAATAGCGTGGCGAAGGTAGCCAGGCTGCTCGGAGAAAAACGACACCGACTCAACCAGCATCGTGGCTACTCTGAAGAG GTAGAATTGTGTGTTAAGATTTTATCTGACATCCTGGAATTAACATTTAGGAAAGATATAGGAAGCACTATACAGGATGTGAAAGAAATTATGCTTACTGCTCTACGGACCATTATACAGACAGTTATATCAATGGATAGAGAAAATCCATTAGTAGGAAATTTAGTTTCAGTTATGTTAGCAATATTCAg acAAATGACACAACATCATtacgaaatttatataaatcacTTTGGAACTAAATTTGATTTGCTTGATTTCCTCATGGAAATATTATTAGTATTTAAAGATTTAGTATCGAAAAGTGTATTTCCAGGAGATTGGTGCGAAATGATTATGCTTCAAAATAGTATAATTTTAAAGTCATTGCGTTATTTCTCGGGCACTATTAGAGATTATTTTTTTACTGATTTTGAACAGCAAGCTTGGTCCAATTTTTTTCATTGTGCAATTGCGTTTTTGACTCAGCCAGCCTTACAGTTGGAAACATTCACGCCATCAAAACGCAATCGTATTGTTTTGCGCTATAATGATATGCGAAG AGAAACAGCGTTTGAAATACGATCAATGTGGTTTAATTTAGGACAGcataaaatattgtttgttcCGGGTTTAGTTGGAGCAATATTAGAAATGGCATTAATTCCAGAAACTGAATTAAGAAAAGCTACTATTCCTATATTTTTTGATATGATGCAATGTGAATTTTATAGTTCACGTATTGTTGAAGGATATGGTGATACTAAACGTGATCCGGCTCACATAAAAGCTAATTTCACagaatatgaaaatgaaatgatTGCAAAATTAGATATATTG GTTGAAGGAGGCAGGGGAGATGAACAATTTCGTTTGCTTTGGATTCAAGTAATGGGTAATCTTTGTGAAAAGCACTCAACTATGCGAGAACAAGGATTACGCTTTGTTGATACAGTAGCTAAACTTATGGAACGCCTATTACAATATCGTGATATCATACATGCCGAGTCTCAGGAACATAGAATGTTGTGTATTGTAAACTTACTAGAATTTTACTctgaaataaatagaaaagaaatgtATATTAG ATATGTAAATAAGCTTTGTGAGCTACATTTGGAGTGTGACAATTACACTGAAGCAGCATATTCTTTGAAACTTCATAGCCAATTACTAGCTTGGAGTGATCAACCGTTACCGCCACTTTTAAGATCGCATAGATATTTAGCGTGTCAAACGCATCGTGAATTAAAAGAGGCATTATATAATGATATGATCGAATACTTTGATAAAGGTAAAATGTGGGAATGTGCACTTGCAGTATGTAAAGAATTAGTTACACAATACGAAGAAGAGACATTTGATTATTTACAACTTTCTGTATTATTGACGCGCATGGCAAAGTTTTACGACTCAATAGTAAAACAACTAAGGCCTGAGCCTGAATATTTTAGAGTTGCGTATTATGGACGTGGTCACCCGgcatttttacaaaataag GTATTTATTTATCGTGGAAAAGAGTATGAGCGTCTCAGTGATTTTTGTTCACGAACATTAAATCAGTTACCAAATGCAGAACAAATGAACAAATTGTCTCCTCCTACTTCGGAAATGCTAGAATCCAATCATCAATACGTCCAAATTAATAGGGTAGATCCATTAATGGATGAAAAGAGGCATCGTCTTAGTGGGAAACCTATAACAGCAGAAGCAGTTTTGAG ATATCATCGAGTGAACGACGTTCAACGTTTTCGATTTTCAAGACCAGCACCAAagaaagatttaacctctacTACTGCAAATTCTGGTGATAAAGAAACGAATACTGTTACCAATAACGAGTTTGCTTCACTATGGTTAGAAAGAACAGTACTCGTTACGAGTCATCCTTTGCCAGGCATTCTTAGATGCTTTCCTGTTACATCTAGTGAAACCTATTTAGTTAGTCCTCTTCGCAATGCAATTGAAACAATGGAAGCTACAAATACTACATTAAGAGATTTAATCTTAGCACACAGAGCTGATAATAATATTCCGCTAAATCCGCTTAGTATGAAACTAAATGGTATATTAGATCCAGCGGTAATGGGTGGTATAGATAATTATGAGAAAGCGTTCCTTAATTCTGAATATCGCAGTGCTCATCCAGAAGAAAGTTCCGATCTTTTGAAACTAGAGGGGTTAATCGCTGAACAAATTCCATTACTGAGTGTTGGTGTCCAATTACATAAAGCACGTGCTCCGCCTGAATTGACTCCGTTTCATCAACGTTTGGAGCAATGTTTTACATCAATGCGGAATCAAGTAGAGGCGAAATATGGGAAAAgg ACATGCGATCTACAAATTGAAAGCTTAACTCAACCTGTTATGATGAGAAGACATCAAAGTTCGAGAGGCGAGAATAATCGATTATCTGAATCACATATTATGAATTCAGA CTGTGGAACTCACTCCAGGGTATCCTCTCTTACAAGATCCCAAGTTGCAACATTCAAGTCGCTCGCCTCATTCAATTTTAACAACAGTACACCTTCATCTGGTACTCAAAACGTCAGTTTGTCAAG GAATTTAGCTGTTGGGCCTGATAAACACAGTATCCTATTATCCTTCCTTCGCGCATAG